Proteins encoded within one genomic window of Streptomyces sp. NBC_00523:
- a CDS encoding VOC family protein, protein MPHDHPHDRPIARLRALRSVELHTPALTESADFYAEVWGLEPVERDTDATWLRGTGEEHHVLHLTRAERNGLGRISFAVATPAEIDEAARRLLARGIVPAAGPGPLDQVGGGYGLRFTDPEGRLIELSAQTHAVTPRGRDGAVPVGVTHTVLNTTDIDAAVAFYTSVLGLRVSDWSEHQMAFLRCNADHHCIAFNQAEWASLNHVAYEMPSVDHFMRGLGRLRHHGITPQWGPGRHGPGNNTFSYFTDPAGLVCEYTSEVAQIVEDAWIAKVWRRTPDLSDLWGTAGPPSPAIRRHMAGTPDPGPLATTPAEVTA, encoded by the coding sequence ATGCCCCACGACCACCCCCACGACCGGCCGATCGCCCGGCTCCGCGCCCTGCGCTCCGTCGAACTCCACACGCCCGCCCTCACCGAGTCCGCCGACTTCTACGCCGAGGTCTGGGGCCTGGAACCCGTCGAACGCGACACCGACGCCACCTGGCTGCGCGGCACCGGCGAGGAACACCACGTCCTGCACCTCACCCGCGCCGAGCGCAACGGCCTCGGCCGCATCAGCTTCGCCGTCGCCACCCCCGCCGAGATCGACGAGGCCGCCCGCCGCCTCCTCGCCCGCGGCATCGTCCCCGCCGCCGGACCCGGCCCGCTCGACCAGGTCGGCGGCGGCTACGGACTCCGCTTCACCGACCCCGAGGGCCGGCTGATCGAACTCAGCGCCCAGACCCACGCGGTCACCCCGCGCGGCCGGGACGGCGCCGTCCCCGTCGGCGTCACCCACACCGTCCTCAACACCACGGACATCGACGCCGCCGTCGCCTTCTACACCTCCGTGCTCGGACTCCGCGTCTCCGACTGGTCCGAGCACCAGATGGCCTTCCTGCGCTGCAACGCCGACCACCACTGCATCGCTTTCAACCAGGCCGAGTGGGCCTCCCTCAACCACGTCGCCTACGAGATGCCGTCCGTCGACCACTTCATGCGCGGCCTAGGCCGGCTCCGCCACCACGGCATCACCCCCCAGTGGGGCCCCGGCCGGCACGGCCCCGGCAACAACACCTTCTCCTACTTCACCGACCCGGCCGGACTCGTCTGCGAATACACCTCCGAGGTCGCCCAGATCGTGGAGGACGCCTGGATCGCCAAGGTCTGGCGCCGCACCCCCGACCTCTCCGACCTCTGGGGCACCGCCGGACCCCCGTCCCCCGCCATCCGCCGCCACATGGCAGGCACCCCCGACCCCGGCCCCCTCGCCACCACACCGGCAGAGGTGACCGCATGA
- a CDS encoding aldehyde dehydrogenase: MLADEVLVAGQWRQGRGAPIETTDPATGQVIATVHAASLEDVEEAAAAATRAAHDPAWRELPAHLRARLLHRVADLVEQDADRLSALQTADTGKCRTETRALVLSAAGTFRYTAAALETAEDALTPARGPYVTMSVHEPLGVVGAITPWNSPIASDAQKLAPALAAGNAVLLKPAEWTPLVALALGRLVHRALTEAGLPTALLSVLPGRGSVIGDAIVRHPAVAKVTFTGGTETGRTLAHAAADKLMPVSLELGGKSPTIVLEDADLEQALAGVMYGIFSSSGQSCIAGSRLFVHRSRYEEFLGELVARTEKLRVGPGTDPDTQVAPLVHHRHRDSVAAYVDLARAEGATVRCGGAAPEGERYRDGAYYLPTVLDGLPNTARVCREEIFGPVLVALPFEDEDDLVAQANDSVYGLACGIWTRDHARAWRLARRIDAGTVWINTYKQFSISTPFGGLKDSGIGTEKGRDLIRGYQRQKSLYWATDTTPLPWAAAH; the protein is encoded by the coding sequence ATGCTTGCCGACGAGGTGTTGGTCGCAGGACAGTGGCGCCAGGGCCGGGGCGCCCCCATCGAGACCACCGACCCGGCCACCGGCCAGGTCATCGCCACCGTGCACGCCGCGTCCCTCGAAGACGTCGAGGAGGCCGCCGCCGCAGCCACCCGGGCCGCCCACGACCCCGCCTGGCGCGAGCTGCCCGCCCACCTCCGCGCCCGGCTGCTGCACCGCGTCGCCGACCTGGTCGAGCAGGACGCCGACCGGCTCTCCGCCCTCCAGACCGCCGACACCGGCAAGTGCCGCACCGAGACCCGGGCCCTCGTCCTCAGCGCCGCCGGCACCTTCCGCTACACCGCCGCCGCCCTGGAGACCGCCGAGGACGCGCTCACCCCGGCCCGCGGCCCGTACGTCACGATGAGCGTCCACGAACCGCTCGGCGTCGTCGGCGCGATCACCCCCTGGAACTCGCCGATCGCCAGCGACGCCCAGAAGCTCGCCCCCGCCCTCGCCGCCGGCAACGCCGTCCTCCTCAAGCCCGCCGAGTGGACCCCGCTCGTCGCCCTCGCGCTCGGCCGCCTGGTCCACCGGGCCCTCACCGAGGCCGGACTGCCGACCGCCCTGCTCTCCGTCCTGCCGGGCCGCGGCAGCGTCATCGGCGACGCCATCGTCCGCCACCCCGCCGTCGCCAAGGTCACCTTCACCGGCGGTACGGAGACCGGCCGCACCCTCGCCCACGCCGCCGCCGACAAGCTGATGCCGGTCTCCCTCGAACTCGGCGGCAAGTCCCCGACGATCGTGCTGGAGGACGCCGACCTCGAACAGGCCCTCGCCGGCGTCATGTACGGGATCTTCTCCTCCAGCGGCCAGAGCTGCATCGCCGGCTCCCGCCTCTTCGTGCACCGCTCCCGCTACGAGGAGTTCCTCGGCGAACTCGTCGCCCGTACGGAGAAACTGCGCGTCGGCCCCGGCACCGACCCGGACACCCAGGTCGCCCCGCTGGTCCACCACCGCCACCGCGACAGCGTCGCCGCCTACGTCGACCTGGCCCGCGCGGAGGGCGCCACCGTCCGCTGCGGGGGAGCGGCCCCCGAGGGCGAGCGCTACCGGGACGGCGCCTACTACCTGCCCACCGTCCTGGACGGCCTGCCGAACACGGCCCGGGTCTGCCGCGAGGAGATCTTCGGACCGGTCCTGGTCGCCCTGCCCTTCGAGGACGAGGACGACCTCGTCGCCCAGGCCAACGACAGCGTCTACGGGCTGGCCTGCGGCATCTGGACCCGCGACCACGCCCGCGCCTGGCGCCTCGCCCGCCGCATCGACGCGGGCACCGTCTGGATCAACACGTACAAGCAGTTCAGCATCTCCACCCCGTTCGGCGGGCTGAAGGACAGCGGCATCGGCACCGAGAAGGGCCGCGACCTCATCCGCGGCTACCAACGGCAGAAGTCCCTCTACTGGGCCACCGACACCACCCCGCTGCCCTGGGCCGCCGCCCACTGA
- a CDS encoding MFS transporter has translation MSTDISQDAAPGPSPAGTTRTAIAARFERLPPSRWHVTVRLIVGVVTFFEAFDQLLIAYALPELRDEWQLSTGDATAVLTVGSVGMLVGALLSGRLADRYGRVKVIAYCIAVSGLVSLALTACTSLTPFLALRFVQGLAIGGEVPVAAAFISEITRSFKRGRFVLLYELVFPAGLTVGALVAAWVVPAAGWRTMFVVAAVPGLLAFLVQRRVPESPRWLADRGRLAEAEAVMAGIEAKVAAATGQPLPAPGAVRAPEKASAAATAAERAATGLRGLFTGRYRRRTLVVGAIWFTGYFVNYGVTSWLPSIYKDEYGLGLSDALLYSTVTSVAGLLGCLIVALTVDVLGRRKIFAICLGASAALLLTLAALGAGSPVQVLIWTSLSAVGFFGSNICLYLYTPELYPTRMRALGCSVGGAVNRLGVILGPILVGVVYAANDSVVAVFVMLAAVAVLGAVVAGTLAEETANRPLEEISP, from the coding sequence ATGAGCACCGACATCTCACAGGACGCCGCGCCGGGCCCCTCGCCCGCCGGTACCACCCGCACCGCCATCGCGGCCCGGTTCGAGCGGCTGCCGCCGTCCCGCTGGCACGTCACCGTCCGCCTGATCGTGGGTGTGGTCACCTTCTTCGAGGCGTTCGACCAGCTGCTGATCGCCTACGCCCTGCCCGAACTCCGGGACGAGTGGCAGCTGAGCACCGGCGACGCCACGGCCGTCCTGACCGTCGGCTCGGTCGGCATGCTCGTCGGCGCCCTGCTCTCGGGGCGGCTGGCCGACCGCTACGGCCGGGTGAAGGTCATCGCGTACTGCATCGCCGTATCGGGCCTGGTGAGCCTGGCCCTCACCGCCTGCACCTCGCTCACCCCGTTCCTGGCGCTCCGGTTCGTGCAGGGGCTGGCGATCGGCGGGGAGGTGCCGGTGGCGGCGGCGTTCATCAGCGAGATCACCCGCAGCTTCAAGCGGGGCCGCTTCGTCCTGTTGTACGAGCTGGTCTTCCCGGCCGGGCTCACCGTGGGCGCGCTGGTCGCGGCCTGGGTCGTCCCGGCCGCGGGCTGGCGCACGATGTTCGTGGTCGCCGCCGTCCCCGGCCTGCTGGCCTTCCTCGTGCAGCGCCGCGTCCCGGAGTCCCCGCGCTGGCTCGCGGACCGGGGCCGGCTCGCGGAGGCGGAAGCGGTGATGGCCGGGATCGAGGCGAAGGTGGCGGCCGCGACGGGGCAGCCCCTTCCGGCACCGGGCGCGGTGCGGGCTCCGGAGAAGGCATCCGCCGCGGCCACCGCAGCGGAACGGGCCGCGACCGGCCTGCGCGGCCTGTTCACCGGCCGCTACCGGCGCCGCACCCTGGTCGTCGGCGCGATCTGGTTCACCGGCTACTTCGTGAACTACGGCGTGACGTCCTGGCTGCCGAGCATCTACAAGGACGAGTACGGCCTCGGCCTCTCCGACGCCCTCCTCTACTCCACGGTGACCTCGGTCGCCGGACTGCTCGGCTGCCTGATCGTCGCGCTCACCGTGGACGTCCTGGGCCGCCGCAAGATCTTCGCGATCTGCCTCGGCGCCTCGGCCGCCCTGCTGCTCACCCTGGCCGCGCTCGGCGCCGGCTCTCCCGTCCAGGTGCTGATCTGGACCTCGCTGTCGGCGGTCGGCTTCTTCGGCTCCAACATCTGCCTGTACCTGTACACGCCGGAGCTGTACCCGACCCGGATGCGGGCGCTCGGATGCAGCGTCGGCGGCGCGGTCAACCGCCTGGGCGTGATCCTCGGCCCGATCCTGGTCGGCGTCGTCTACGCGGCGAACGACAGCGTGGTCGCGGTCTTCGTGATGCTCGCCGCGGTGGCGGTGCTCGGCGCGGTGGTCGCCGGCACCCTGGCGGAGGAGACGGCGAACCGGCCCCTGGAGGAGATCTCGCCCTGA
- a CDS encoding chorismate mutase has protein sequence MTTNDIDASVRVELDRLRQSIDNIDAAVVHMLAERFKCTQQVGHLKAAHQLPPADPAREARQITRLRELAESAHLDPAFAEKLLNFIVAEVIRHHERIAEESANGTEAAGGR, from the coding sequence ATGACCACGAACGACATCGACGCCTCCGTACGCGTCGAACTCGACCGGCTGCGCCAGAGCATCGACAACATCGACGCCGCCGTCGTCCACATGCTGGCCGAACGCTTCAAGTGCACCCAGCAGGTTGGCCACCTCAAGGCCGCCCACCAGCTCCCCCCGGCCGATCCAGCCCGTGAGGCCCGCCAGATCACCCGTCTCCGCGAGCTCGCGGAGAGCGCCCACCTCGACCCGGCCTTCGCGGAGAAGCTGCTCAACTTCATCGTCGCGGAGGTCATCCGCCACCACGAACGCATCGCGGAGGAGTCCGCGAACGGCACGGAGGCGGCCGGGGGGCGCTAG
- a CDS encoding helix-turn-helix domain-containing protein yields MYHTWMRFFTPSPLHHRLGLVCLGVGLQHGTLPTVGPRTLDHHVAVVVHAGSGWFAGPDGRRVPVTAPSLIWLTPGTPHHYGADPGTGWDESFVDFTGPATATYTELGYIEPDRPLVPLADTAAPRAAIGRMVRAARRGNPLLEVETGAAVHELLVALRRARADVGPDGDPVLQALARDAFQPLSVAEHAARHGMTSAELRTAVRRGAGCSPKDYLLTIRLGRAKELLATSDLPVAAVARRVGYDDPAYFSRLFARRVGIAPVRFREQQGRTVPGGWSDRVPDPEHPPTITS; encoded by the coding sequence ATGTACCACACCTGGATGCGCTTCTTCACGCCCAGCCCGCTCCACCACCGCCTCGGCCTCGTCTGCCTCGGCGTCGGCCTCCAGCACGGCACCCTGCCGACCGTCGGACCGCGCACCCTGGACCACCATGTGGCCGTGGTCGTGCACGCGGGCAGCGGCTGGTTCGCCGGGCCGGACGGGCGGCGGGTCCCGGTCACCGCGCCCAGCCTCATCTGGCTGACCCCGGGCACCCCGCACCACTACGGCGCCGACCCCGGGACCGGCTGGGACGAGAGCTTCGTGGACTTCACCGGGCCCGCCACCGCCACGTACACCGAGCTCGGCTACATCGAGCCCGACCGCCCCCTGGTCCCCCTCGCCGACACCGCCGCCCCGCGCGCCGCGATCGGCCGGATGGTCCGGGCGGCCCGGCGCGGCAACCCGCTCCTGGAGGTCGAGACGGGGGCCGCCGTGCACGAACTCCTCGTCGCCCTGCGCCGGGCCCGCGCCGACGTCGGCCCCGACGGCGACCCGGTGCTCCAGGCGCTCGCCCGGGACGCCTTCCAGCCGCTGTCCGTCGCCGAGCACGCCGCCCGGCACGGGATGACCTCCGCCGAGCTGCGGACGGCGGTGCGCCGGGGCGCGGGATGCAGCCCGAAGGACTACCTCCTGACCATCCGGCTCGGGCGCGCGAAGGAGCTCCTGGCCACGAGCGACCTGCCGGTCGCGGCCGTCGCCCGCCGCGTCGGCTACGACGATCCGGCCTACTTCTCCCGGCTCTTCGCGCGGCGCGTGGGCATCGCCCCGGTCCGCTTCCGCGAACAGCAGGGGCGTACGGTGCCGGGCGGCTGGAGCGACCGCGTCCCGGACCCCGAACACCCGCCGACGATCACCTCGTAG
- a CDS encoding glycoside hydrolase family 35 protein, whose translation MADFTVGDDGFRIDGKPVRLLSGALHYFRVHEGQWDHRLAMLRAMGLNCVETYVPWNLHEPRPGRFRDTGALGRFLDAAHRAGLWAIVRPGPYICAEWENGGLPAWVTGRFGRRVRTRDEGYLDAVRSWFAELLPQVAEREIDRGGPVIMVQAENEYGSYGTDGVYLRRVAELLRAYGVGVPLFTSDGPEDHMLTGGSVPGLLATANFGSGAREAFRVLRRHQASGPLMCMEFWCGWFEHWGAPPVVRDPAQAAGALAEVLECGASVNVYMAHGGTNFAGWAGANRSGPLQDQELLPTVTSYDYDAPVDEYGRATEKFRLFRKVLAAYADGPLPPLPPEPAGLAVPVRAELTEWAPLHTVLEALGDEEAAESGVPPTFEELGVDRGLVRYRVAVPGPRRPYPLGVSGLRDRAVVYVDGVRRGVLSEGAATLEEPVAGPAEVELWVESLGRVNYGPRLGEPKGITGGVLHERQYLHGVRARALRLDAFEEPGAVAGVPFAPVDGEGGTGLYRGTFEPAAGADHAGLELPGWTRGFVWVNGFCLGRYWSEGPQHTLYVPGPVLRDGVNEVWVLETEGAGAPFVRLGPGLPVRTGG comes from the coding sequence ATGGCTGACTTCACCGTCGGGGACGACGGCTTCCGGATCGACGGGAAGCCCGTACGGCTGCTGTCCGGGGCCCTGCACTACTTCCGGGTGCACGAGGGCCAGTGGGACCACCGGCTCGCGATGCTGCGCGCGATGGGCCTGAACTGCGTGGAGACGTACGTCCCGTGGAATCTCCACGAGCCCCGGCCCGGCCGCTTCCGGGACACCGGGGCGCTGGGCCGCTTCCTGGACGCGGCGCACCGGGCCGGTCTGTGGGCGATCGTGCGCCCGGGCCCGTACATCTGCGCGGAGTGGGAGAACGGCGGTCTGCCCGCGTGGGTGACCGGGCGGTTCGGCCGCCGGGTGCGGACCCGGGACGAGGGGTATCTCGACGCGGTCCGGTCCTGGTTCGCGGAGCTGCTGCCGCAGGTCGCCGAGCGGGAGATCGACCGCGGCGGCCCGGTGATCATGGTGCAGGCGGAGAACGAGTACGGGAGTTACGGCACGGACGGCGTGTATCTGCGCCGGGTGGCGGAGCTGCTGCGCGCGTACGGGGTGGGCGTGCCGCTGTTCACCTCGGACGGGCCGGAGGACCACATGCTCACCGGCGGCTCGGTGCCCGGGCTGCTCGCCACCGCCAACTTCGGTTCGGGCGCCCGTGAGGCGTTCCGGGTGCTGCGCCGCCACCAGGCGTCGGGTCCGCTGATGTGCATGGAGTTCTGGTGCGGCTGGTTCGAGCACTGGGGCGCGCCGCCGGTGGTACGCGATCCGGCGCAGGCGGCCGGTGCGCTGGCGGAGGTCCTGGAGTGCGGGGCGTCGGTGAACGTCTACATGGCGCACGGCGGCACGAACTTCGCGGGGTGGGCGGGCGCGAACCGTTCCGGCCCGCTCCAGGACCAGGAGCTGCTGCCGACGGTGACGTCGTACGACTACGACGCGCCGGTGGACGAGTACGGCCGGGCCACGGAAAAGTTCCGGCTGTTCCGGAAGGTCCTCGCCGCCTACGCGGACGGGCCGCTGCCCCCGCTGCCGCCGGAGCCGGCCGGGCTCGCCGTCCCGGTCCGGGCGGAGCTGACCGAGTGGGCGCCGCTGCACACGGTGCTGGAGGCGCTGGGCGACGAGGAGGCGGCGGAGTCCGGGGTGCCGCCGACGTTCGAGGAGCTGGGGGTGGACCGCGGCCTGGTCCGCTACCGGGTCGCCGTGCCGGGGCCGCGCCGCCCGTACCCGCTGGGCGTCTCCGGACTGCGGGACCGTGCGGTGGTGTACGTGGACGGGGTGCGCCGGGGCGTCCTGAGCGAGGGGGCCGCCACCCTGGAGGAGCCGGTGGCCGGGCCCGCCGAGGTGGAGCTGTGGGTGGAGTCGCTGGGCCGGGTCAATTACGGGCCGCGCCTGGGCGAGCCGAAGGGCATCACCGGGGGCGTGCTGCACGAGCGCCAGTATCTGCACGGGGTGCGGGCCCGGGCGCTGCGCCTTGACGCGTTCGAGGAGCCGGGCGCGGTCGCGGGTGTGCCGTTCGCGCCGGTCGACGGGGAGGGCGGGACGGGCCTGTACCGGGGCACGTTCGAGCCGGCGGCCGGGGCGGACCACGCGGGGCTCGAACTCCCGGGCTGGACGCGGGGGTTCGTCTGGGTGAACGGATTCTGCCTGGGCCGGTACTGGTCGGAGGGCCCGCAGCACACGCTGTACGTGCCGGGTCCTGTGCTGCGGGACGGGGTCAACGAGGTGTGGGTGCTGGAGACGGAGGGCGCGGGCGCGCCGTTCGTCCGGCTGGGTCCGGGGCTGCCGGTCCGGACCGGCGGCTGA